CTTTCAACGACGTCGTACAGGCTCCAGTCTTTCTCCGTACCTTGGAAGCCTCACAAGTCACAACCCGAAGAGCCAGCTGCCAACCGACGTTTTATCCATCAAAATAAAGAGAACAAGGTGAACATTTttatgccctttgtatttctttCTTGTGCAATTTTGCAGAATTAATTGGTACCTGGGCCacctaggttttttttttttgagtttattCAAATAATGGTGATTGATAGTTCAAAGACGGAGTATTTGGATTTAAACATATGGTCTGTGGATTATTGGGTTTCAGAAACTGATTTGGAAATCCCTTCTTTTATCTGAATTTTTCATTGCAAAGTACAACTTTGAAGCTAACAGAACCAGGAAAAATGATGGAATAGCATAAGATAAGAAGTCGAGGGAGGGAGGGTATTGCAATATAGCAAGTTATATCTCTTGCTAGACTATATATAGAACCCAAATGATGGTCCTGATGCAGTCCTCGCAGGCATTTTGATCACTAGAAAGCAGTTTTATGTGTGTTGTTTGGTGATGGGCATCCCAGTTTCCCCAACATGTATATCTTGCTTTAGTTTTGGATTCACAATGTGCAGTAGGGAAATGACAGCAAGTATCAAACGGAATTTGTTCACTAGTTGGTTCTTGATATCCTGTGATCTATCATAATGGCTGGGTGTTACTTATGTACTTTGAGTTTGCTTTTTTGTTCTTGATGTGGAGTATTCTGGCTTCAAATAGTGGTGTTTTGCAGGGCATTGACCAGGTGCATGTCTTCTCCCATTTCGATAAGTTGTTATGCCAATGCCTTTTCTTTGCCTTTTGCCTTTTCCAGTTTGATTTTTTTGGGCGTTCGGTAAATATTAGAACATGGGGTTGTATTAACTCGATAGACCAACCTTTCTGATAGCAATTCCCTTGGTTGCAACTTTTTATGTTGTCTCTAATTAAATCACCAGGGACTTGTGTTGCCACGACTTCTTGCTCTTTCTCTGGCCTTTCTGTTTTATTGTGCTCCTTAGTGTATTCTGCCCGAGTATCTCTTCTAGAAGTTAAGGTTACCTATTGCAAGCTCTGACTTACTGGATAGTGTTTGATTCAGGAGCAGAATAAACTCTTTAAAGGGTGACTAGGTAAATAGCAGCCGACAAGCAATGCCTGTAATAGTTCCATGGCCATGATGAAGCTGTTTGATGCTCATTGTCACCTACAAGATCCGAGGGTGTTCAATATGGCCCCACAGATAATCAGGAAAGCGCTTGATAATGGGGTTGCTCATTTTGCTGTCAATGGAGTCAGTGAGAGTGACTGGCATTTGGTTAAGGAGATGAGTGATAGGCATCCTTCGGTGATTCCAAATTTTGGGATCCATCCATGGTTTGTTGCTGACAGAACTCCCAATTGGCTGAACACTTTGAAGGAATTCTTTGAGGCTAATCCTGCAGCTTCAGTTGGAGAGATAGGTTTGGACAAAGGTTCACGTGGGAAGCAGATTGATTTTACAGACCAGGTTGAAGTTTTCCGACAGCAACTTCAGCTTGCTAAAGAGTTGAAAAGACCAGCATCTATCCACTGTGTGCGAGCTTTTGGTGATTTACTTGATATACTGAAATCTGAAGGACCATTCCCTGCTGGTGTGCTTTTGCATTCTTTCTTGGGTTCTGCCGAAATGGTTCCTGAATTTGCTAAGCTTGGTGCGTACTTTTCCTTTTCGGGGTTTCTTATGTCCATGAAGGAAACCAAGGCAAGGAAAATGTTGAAGTCTGTTCCTCGTGATAGAATTTTGTTGGAGACAGATGCACCCGATGCTCTTCCAAAATCAAACAATTCAGATTCTCTTCTTGTGATTGGAAGTCCTGATGAAGATTCAACTACCAAGGACAGTCCCTTGTTTGAGAATGCATCTCTAAAGGAAACCAACAAATCAACTTTGGAGACAGAAAACCTTAATCATCCTGCTAACATTCACCATGTACTGTCTTATGTAGCATCTTTGCTTGATATGACTAGGGAAGAACTTGCTGAAATTAGTTATGGAAATGCGGTAAACCTCTTCACTTATGAAGGTTCCAAGAAATATAACTAACAGGTAATTGTAGTTGTTTACTATTAATTATACAGGGTAAAATTTGTATTCAAAAAGGGCTCTTATATGTTTTCTCCTTGCACGTATTGagaaaatgtaattttttttttttgtcaaaagggCTCTTATATGTTTTCTCCTTGCACGTATTGAGAAAATGTAATTGATCAACTTCATGCAGCACATTTGCTGTACTTGCAATGCAAGCATGTTTTGATAGCGTTGAGTCTCTTTCAATGCAGTAAAATGAACTGAAATGTCAATAAACCATTCACAAGCCAAAAGTACTTTCTGCCATCTTCAGCCTAATGATTGCCCCCCCAAAATTTCAGGGATGGGTCCGATCTAAATTCTATGCCTTTTGCACCTGTAGGCAATAGATGCTGAAGCTTTACAAGTTGGATGTTTCTCACTTCTCTTAGATCAGCCTTTTTTAGTACGATACAGTAGCATCATAAACAGAAATAAGCCAATAAATTTTCTGGTTGTGAAACCCTATGCTGTTGAAAGGCAATTCGTTTTGCTGACTGGTTTCAACATTAATGTTTCTGCCTTCCCATTTTATTGTGACTCCTCGTGATTTAGCTCgagtttttcttttacttttcccTGTGACAGGTATTAGTGGCTGGTCTAGTGCCTACTTGTTCCACAATATCAATCCAACGAAGTGGAGTAAAAGAGACTTGGATGTCTAGAAATCGATCTGAAGCTTCTTTGTAATTTCTGTTGTGACCGACATATTTTTACTGGTGCATACTGCAAGAAACCTGCTTTCCAGTCAGATAGGTTTACGTGTTGATGTGGCTGTCGCTAGAGAAAGTTCTGGCTAACTTGGAGGACATTGAACTACTACCAGGATATCTTGCACTCTTTTGTATGACTTGCAATTTATCATGGTCTACCAGTAATGCTACGTATAGATACAGAAGTGTTTATGTTCTGCAGCAGCATCAGCAAAAGCTATATCCTTTTGTGCTATGTCTTTTATGTTTCTAAAATCTTAGGTTCGTTGGAATTTTTTTCTCAATTATGGTGCCCTTGTACATAATCGAACATAAAAAAGATTCGCATACATAAATGGATCCTGCACTCAATGCCACTTTTGCTGCTACATTCCACTATTACATAAAAGACCACTTCCTCAAGATGCTCTCTCACAAATTCTTGGATCCACAGCCCATCACTCGTACTTCTTTTGTGATTTCAAAAGAGCTTCCACATCTCCAGTATAAGGAGCAACATGGTATGCATACTGCTGAATAACAGAGAAGGCAACCATCTCCACACAGATCAATAGATTCTGAATAGCTTCCTCAACGTGTTCCACATCTAACCAGAAATGCTGAGATCTAATGATGCCCGCTGCAGCTAGGATATCAAGCACCATGCCCTAAATATGTTGAAATACTAGCTTTAGTAACCAACAGTAATCCCATCAAGCATCAAGGAAAAATAGTAAAAAGAGGGAAACATGGTTTTAAGAAGCCTTTTTTTTTACTCTCTTGTGCTGTCAACAAGTCATGCTTAATTCTACTTTTAGATGGACATCATTGGAGATTAGCAGGGCATGTTATTTAATTGACTATATATGCATAAACTCATTCTGATTGCAAGAAAAAACACAGAGACAACAAAAATTTTGGTAAAGAAGCAGTTAATAAATTAGTATTGAACAAGCAAAATTATCTGCAACAGCATCAGACTAGCTTCAATATGATCTGGGAGGTAAACAAAAGAAGTTGAATGCTGCACAATGCATGCAAAGTATGTACACGTGGCAACAAGAATAGCAGCAAAATAATATGTCTGTACTCTTAATATAGGCATTGTGGCTTATAAACGTTGACAAAGACGAGCCTTTCCTGCTATATAGTAAGgctttagaaaataaaaatacagtATAAGAGCAACTGTTAGACAATCTAAAGATGCTCAGCTTCATTACTATAACCAAGAAGCAATTACCTTCACCTTCTGCTTTATGTTTCTAGCATAGAGCACAACAACATCTCACAAAAGGATTGGATTTGGCCAATACATTTCTGGTAGTTCATATCTTTAATTTTTTGACCTTTGATGGCTTCCCTTTAAAGCATAATGCTGATAGTTAATCCCAGAATTATTAGAAGACCAAATGCCCCAGCTGTCAGGCCTATATGCATAAGAACCTTGTGTAGTTTTAGCATTGAAAATGCTCGGTCTTTCTAGAGCCAAAACCTTCCCAACCCCACCCCCTccctgagagagagagagggagggagggggggggggaggggagaAGATTTTTTCTCTGGGTCTTCATAAATTTGGCTGATCAGCGGGTAAAATTTGGCTATTGATACATCTGGACTGACTTTCTTTTTGGGGCACAGATGATACATCGTGGGTACAAGACAAAGTGATAGTTGAAACCAAGCAATTGCCTTGAGAAACACTAGCAATTACCACCAGTATAACTATTGTGCACTAAGCCGGAATAATTTAATGATACAACTGTATCATGCAGTTATTGAGATGGTTTACGTCTATCATAATTATTGGATTCTCTCTTTTCTGGTAACAATACATTTCTCACAAGCACATAAACAGATAGACAGTTGAAATCCTGGCATGTATTAAAAGATTcatcaaattgatttaactccAGGGGGTCAGACACCTGCACATACGTTGCTCATATCAGAACATAGCGATATAGGGATGCTCACATCTCATCCATGAATATAGTCTGCTTGTATTATGCTTACATATGGGCTCTCTCTTCTGCTTAGAGTAATGTTTCTTATCAAGCACAGACACAACAGAGAACACAAAAGTGTGGCACGTTACAAGATACACAACATTGTGTTTAACTGCAGGTGATCATTGTCCTAAAACTATAGGCATACACAGTTATAAGATAATTTCTGCTCATTACAAATGCAGATAAAGATTCAGCAATTTGAGAAGGTAAAACAGAAATGCAAACCTGCCAAAAGCTGAAGAAAACAATCCCCTTGATGCAAATGAACTTTGCAAGTGGCTTGTGTGGTTTCAATTCTTTAGCAAAGACATGGTAGAAGGCAAGTAGCGAATACATCGCTAAAAAGAATGACATGTTGAGAATGATGGAGAATGTCCAACTGACCCATCTGGGATAAATGCCAAGAAGCTGTAGTGTTATCATTAAGAGGGAGCATACAGGGCGAATGATGACAAACTGCCATGTCCAGTACTTGAGAAGCTTCAATGTTTGATGGTTCAATCGAGTAGTGCGAGGCTGAAATGCACAATCAATATTCAGTACAAACAACATGTGTAACACATTTACCACTCATCTAAACACAATATGAACAAAGAAATCCTACATGCTATGATCTTCAAAAACTGAGCAGAATCCTTGTTAAATCATGTTTGCACTTCATTCCAGTacaaacacacacacagagagatataaacacacacacacacgcacacacaaaCTTGTAACGAATCGGAAAATGTTTAACAGACTTGtgcatataaaataaatttccaatGAATACAGGGCATTTTGTTATGGTATAGTTCATGATAAGTTGCAAGATGGCTGGATTTACCGAAATGGTGTTACTAGACGTAATACAAGACTCTTATAAGactttgtttaattttgtttcagATTTAAAAtgtgaagaaataaaataaattagaacTGATGCAAATGGGACATTGCATAACTCAAATATCCCCTATCACATTTTGTCAAGATCATCTGTTTTGACATACCTTTAGCAAGAAGAGAAAGACTCCGCTAACAAAACCAAACGTTGTCCACCAAAATTCTAATATAGGAAAATTGTACTCCTGTTCCTATACAATTTAAACGCTACTTCTATGTAATTAACTCTTTCAATAAAAGCCTtacatttttacttttatatctTCTTGCAGCAAGTCTTGTACAAAGTTACACTGAAACACGGTTAATAAAAAGCAGTAGTAAGTCTCACCTGGAAAAGAGTCATAGGAAAAGAATGGTGAATTTCCCTCCCTTTAATTTCATCCGGCACTATATTCTTGCTAATGGATATATTCAAATAGCTATACATCAAAGCCAAAAACTTTGCAATCACCTAAAATTCAACACAAGACAGGGCAAAATTAACTATTATCAGCACTAATTTCAACTTCAATAAGCAAAAGTCAAGCCCCAAATAACTGAAAGAGGCTCAAAATTGAACACCCCAAAATCAAGAATATGGACTTACTAAAGCTTCATAGCACTCCTTAATGGAGCCCAAGAACATGAAAAATGCCTTGCTACCTTGAAAATCCAACAGCCCCACAAATGAATCGACAGCATAAACAGGAGCCATGAGTATAATAATGATTATGGCCTTTTGTTCCTTCGGATTTTTCCAGTAAAACAGGTGCTGTGATAAGAGCTGTACAGTATAATGGACAGTCAGCAATACGCAGAACCCAGATCCCACAGTAGTAATCTGGCCTCGATC
This portion of the Coffea arabica cultivar ET-39 chromosome 2e, Coffea Arabica ET-39 HiFi, whole genome shotgun sequence genome encodes:
- the LOC113730914 gene encoding uncharacterized protein, whose product is MAMMKLFDAHCHLQDPRVFNMAPQIIRKALDNGVAHFAVNGVSESDWHLVKEMSDRHPSVIPNFGIHPWFVADRTPNWLNTLKEFFEANPAASVGEIGLDKGSRGKQIDFTDQVEVFRQQLQLAKELKRPASIHCVRAFGDLLDILKSEGPFPAGVLLHSFLGSAEMVPEFAKLGAYFSFSGFLMSMKETKARKMLKSVPRDRILLETDAPDALPKSNNSDSLLVIGSPDEDSTTKDSPLFENASLKETNKSTLETENLNHPANIHHVLSYVASLLDMTREELAEISYGNAVNLFTYEGSKKYN
- the LOC113730915 gene encoding uncharacterized protein; this translates as MDITKMDRGQITTVGSGFCVLLTVHYTVQLLSQHLFYWKNPKEQKAIIIIILMAPVYAVDSFVGLLDFQGSKAFFMFLGSIKECYEALVIAKFLALMYSYLNISISKNIVPDEIKGREIHHSFPMTLFQPRTTRLNHQTLKLLKYWTWQFVIIRPVCSLLMITLQLLGIYPRWVSWTFSIILNMSFFLAMYSLLAFYHVFAKELKPHKPLAKFICIKGIVFFSFWQGMVLDILAAAGIIRSQHFWLDVEHVEEAIQNLLICVEMVAFSVIQQYAYHVAPYTGDVEALLKSQKKYE